A section of the Pseudomonas tritici genome encodes:
- a CDS encoding prepilin peptidase: MNLVLGEHPLAFVVMAWVLGLVIGSFLNVVVWRLPKMLEREWRAQAHEVLGLPAEPAGPTYNLMHPNSCCPHCNHPIRPWENIPLLSYLFLRGRCAHCQGAISARYPLTELGCGLISAWVAWHFGVGWQAGAVMVLSWGLLAMSLIDADHQLLPDVLVMPLLWLGLIVNGLGLLTTLPDALLGAVIGYMSLWSVFWLFKWVTGKDGMGHGDFKLLALLGAWGGWQILPMTLLMSSLLGVCVGLILMRLRKTQASAPMPFGPYLAIAGWIALLWGGQITDFYLQSVGFR; encoded by the coding sequence TTGAACCTGGTGCTGGGTGAACACCCATTGGCTTTTGTCGTGATGGCATGGGTATTGGGGCTGGTGATTGGCAGTTTTCTCAATGTGGTGGTGTGGCGCCTGCCGAAAATGCTCGAACGTGAATGGCGCGCCCAGGCCCATGAAGTGCTCGGTTTGCCCGCTGAACCTGCCGGGCCGACTTACAATTTGATGCATCCCAACTCCTGCTGTCCGCACTGCAATCATCCGATACGTCCCTGGGAAAACATTCCTCTACTCAGTTATCTGTTTCTCAGAGGCCGTTGCGCCCATTGCCAGGGCGCGATCAGCGCCCGCTATCCACTTACAGAACTGGGGTGCGGGCTGATCTCGGCCTGGGTGGCCTGGCATTTCGGTGTTGGCTGGCAGGCGGGAGCGGTGATGGTGCTGAGTTGGGGCTTGTTGGCGATGAGCCTGATCGATGCAGACCATCAACTGCTGCCCGATGTGCTGGTGATGCCGTTGTTATGGCTGGGTCTGATCGTCAACGGGTTGGGCCTGTTGACGACATTGCCGGACGCGCTGTTGGGCGCGGTGATCGGGTATATGAGCCTGTGGAGCGTGTTCTGGCTGTTCAAGTGGGTCACTGGCAAGGACGGCATGGGCCACGGCGACTTCAAGTTACTGGCGCTGCTCGGCGCCTGGGGTGGCTGGCAGATCCTGCCGATGACGCTGTTGATGTCGTCCCTGCTTGGGGTGTGCGTAGGCTTGATCCTGATGCGTCTACGCAAGACCCAGGCATCGGCGCCCATGCCGTTTGGTCCGTATCTGGCAATTGCCGGCTGGATTGCATTGCTCTGGGGTGGTCAAATAACCGACTTCTATTTGCAGTCTGTCGGTTTCAGATGA
- the nadC gene encoding carboxylating nicotinate-nucleotide diphosphorylase, producing the protein MPNLRLADLTAEIEANVRRALLEDVGSGDITAQLIPAERLATATIITRDAAVIAGTAWVDAVFRQLDPRVAVHWQVADGERVSPNQALFHLEGPARSLLSGERSALNFLQLLSGVATRAQFLADFVASTQVKLLDTRKTLPGLRLAQKYAVTCGGCHNHRIGLYDAFLIKENHIAACGGIAQAITAAHKIAPGKPVEVEVESLHELREALAAGADIIMLDELSLDDMREAVRLNGGKAKLEASGGINESTLLPIAETGVDYISIGAMTKDVKAVDLSMRLSI; encoded by the coding sequence ATGCCGAATCTCCGTCTTGCCGACCTCACCGCCGAAATCGAAGCCAACGTGCGCCGCGCACTGCTGGAAGACGTCGGCAGCGGCGACATCACTGCTCAGTTGATCCCGGCCGAACGGCTGGCCACCGCCACCATCATCACGCGCGACGCCGCTGTTATCGCGGGTACGGCTTGGGTCGACGCGGTATTCCGTCAGTTGGACCCACGGGTCGCCGTGCATTGGCAGGTCGCCGACGGTGAACGCGTCAGCCCCAACCAAGCGCTGTTCCACCTGGAAGGTCCGGCACGCTCGCTGCTCAGCGGCGAACGTAGCGCGTTGAATTTTCTGCAGTTGCTGTCCGGGGTCGCGACCCGCGCCCAATTCTTGGCAGATTTTGTCGCCAGTACCCAGGTCAAGCTGCTCGATACCCGCAAAACCCTGCCGGGCCTACGCCTTGCGCAGAAGTACGCAGTAACCTGCGGCGGCTGCCACAACCACCGTATCGGTTTATATGACGCGTTCCTGATCAAGGAAAACCATATCGCCGCCTGCGGGGGCATTGCCCAGGCGATCACGGCCGCCCACAAGATCGCACCCGGCAAGCCGGTGGAAGTCGAAGTGGAAAGCCTGCATGAACTGCGCGAAGCCCTGGCAGCGGGCGCGGATATCATCATGCTCGATGAGTTGAGCCTGGACGATATGCGTGAAGCCGTGCGCCTGAACGGCGGCAAGGCGAAGCTGGAGGCCAGCGGCGGGATCAATGAAAGCACCCTGCTGCCTATCGCAGAGACCGGGGTGGACTACATCTCAATCGGCGCCATGACCAAGGATGTGAAGGCGGTGGATTTGTCGATGCGGCTGAGTATCTAA
- a CDS encoding DUF6388 family protein produces MTTTEMTQEARHEEALNKYLEDTPQLKEEIKDLSADDQRDQIQWAFEDEAESQGLQPWELTLKYTSTPEEFEAARLVLHKEAAEVLGVDWEEYCEMNNLVV; encoded by the coding sequence ATGACCACGACTGAAATGACCCAGGAAGCTCGGCACGAAGAAGCACTCAATAAATACCTTGAGGACACGCCGCAGCTTAAAGAAGAAATCAAGGACCTGAGCGCCGACGATCAGCGCGATCAGATTCAGTGGGCATTCGAGGACGAGGCCGAGAGCCAGGGCCTCCAGCCTTGGGAGCTGACCCTCAAGTACACCTCGACACCGGAAGAATTCGAAGCGGCACGGCTGGTCTTGCACAAAGAGGCGGCCGAGGTGCTGGGTGTCGATTGGGAAGAGTACTGCGAGATGAATAATCTGGTGGTCTGA
- a CDS encoding type II secretion system F family protein: MDNASTLYAWEGINRKGRKVSGQTAGHNPALVKAQLRRQGISPGVVRKQSAVLPSLAPSIRSTDITLLTRQLATLLKAGIPLLQAFDIIGEGFDNRAVREQVQGLKQAIAAGSSLAEALRKQPRYFDELYCNLVAAGEQAGALETLLERVAIHREKNEQLKARIKKAMTYPIAVLVVASVVTSVLLIHVVPQFQNLFAGVDGTLPGFTLQVIALSEFMQKAWWIMALGALAGALGLRHAYRALPAFRLWLDTGLLKMPLAGKLLSKSAVARYARTLSTTFAAGVPLVQALESVAGAAGSGPFKQAIEHMRHDVSTGMQLNQSMVASGLFPAMAIQMTAIGEESGTLDRMLEKVASHYEADVDNLVDNLTSLMEPLIMVVLGGIVGALVIAMYLPVFQLGSAF, from the coding sequence ATGGATAACGCTTCAACGCTGTACGCCTGGGAAGGCATCAACCGTAAAGGACGTAAGGTGTCCGGGCAAACCGCAGGGCACAACCCCGCCTTGGTCAAGGCTCAGTTGCGCCGGCAAGGCATCAGCCCAGGCGTGGTACGCAAGCAATCTGCCGTGCTGCCAAGCTTGGCACCGTCGATCAGATCGACGGACATCACCCTACTCACTCGCCAACTGGCCACGCTGCTGAAGGCCGGCATTCCCCTTCTGCAAGCCTTCGACATCATCGGCGAAGGCTTCGACAACCGAGCTGTGCGTGAGCAGGTGCAAGGGTTGAAACAGGCGATCGCCGCCGGCTCCAGCCTGGCCGAAGCGTTGCGCAAACAACCGCGCTATTTCGATGAGCTGTATTGCAACCTGGTGGCAGCCGGCGAACAGGCCGGGGCACTGGAAACACTGCTGGAGCGCGTGGCAATCCATCGGGAAAAGAACGAGCAATTAAAGGCCAGGATCAAAAAGGCCATGACCTACCCGATCGCCGTGCTGGTAGTGGCCAGCGTTGTCACCAGCGTTCTATTGATCCACGTCGTGCCGCAGTTCCAGAACCTGTTTGCCGGGGTCGACGGCACACTGCCCGGTTTTACCTTGCAGGTTATCGCGCTCTCCGAGTTCATGCAGAAAGCCTGGTGGATCATGGCGCTGGGCGCTCTTGCGGGGGCCCTGGGATTGCGCCACGCCTATCGTGCCTTGCCTGCTTTTCGTCTATGGCTGGACACCGGTTTGTTGAAAATGCCTCTGGCAGGCAAACTGCTGAGCAAATCAGCCGTGGCTCGCTATGCCCGCACGCTTTCCACCACCTTTGCCGCCGGTGTTCCGTTGGTGCAGGCACTGGAGTCGGTGGCTGGTGCTGCAGGTTCAGGACCGTTCAAACAGGCAATCGAACATATGCGACACGATGTATCCACTGGCATGCAACTGAACCAATCCATGGTCGCCAGCGGACTGTTTCCCGCAATGGCAATCCAGATGACGGCCATCGGCGAAGAGTCGGGCACACTGGACCGCATGCTGGAAAAGGTCGCCAGCCATTACGAGGCCGATGTGGACAACTTGGTCGACAACCTCACCAGCCTGATGGAACCGCTGATCATGGTGGTGTTGGGGGGTATCGTTGGCGCGTTGGTGATCGCCATGTACCTGCCGGTCTTCCAGTTGGGGAGTGCATTTTGA
- a CDS encoding pilin translates to MRQKGFTLIELLIVVAIIGILATIGLPMYTTHQAKAKFTAGLAEITALKPGYEDTLNQGTVPTLALIGGASPTANCKIDVAGDVATGAGSIRCEILDAPAPVLGKTISLTRNATSGWKCTTTADAKYIAKGCGADGA, encoded by the coding sequence ATGCGTCAGAAAGGTTTTACTTTGATCGAGTTGTTGATCGTCGTGGCAATCATCGGCATCTTGGCCACCATCGGCCTGCCCATGTACACCACCCACCAGGCGAAGGCCAAGTTCACCGCCGGCCTGGCTGAAATCACCGCGTTGAAGCCTGGGTATGAAGACACCCTCAACCAAGGCACCGTACCCACGCTGGCGTTGATCGGTGGCGCCAGCCCGACCGCCAATTGCAAGATCGATGTGGCAGGGGATGTGGCGACGGGCGCGGGTTCCATCCGTTGCGAAATACTCGACGCTCCCGCGCCGGTACTGGGCAAGACCATCAGCCTGACGCGCAACGCCACCAGTGGTTGGAAATGCACCACCACCGCTGACGCGAAATATATCGCCAAGGGCTGCGGCGCCGACGGTGCATAA
- a CDS encoding O-antigen ligase family protein yields MYLSIQQRGSIFLVAVVCLLVVGICAPFSGHDLQRAMQIAIGACAVLYGLSVAPVERLVDRPTTLGLALIIGLGLVSSTLAHQPLWALAEVALFVSCGAIAVAVALLRRQGGEPLDRALIMVVVLLCLIKSIQYVYAGALAFASAERTLDPDLLLSGFSNKRFYGQFQTFTLPLLALPLLIPTLSRSLKVAVFALLCVWWLIAIGGGTRGTWLGMGAAGVVLAVLGPWGRRWLGWQLAAVCGGLLLYWLVFTVLADYLGIELTSGASDRLTTSLSGRGPIWWQGWHMLTERPGLGFGPMHFADITNRIAAHPHQAILQWASEWGVPSALCVAVLAWRGGWATFGILRERALSAERADLLRLCLFASVVGALVQSMVDGVIVMPNSQVWLALVVGWLMALHVWRMPPTAELPLARGAWKTLSVLAVGLLIFIVARDVPHIKQAQQQYLDGHDTFLQPRFWAQGVIAR; encoded by the coding sequence ATGTATTTATCCATACAGCAGCGTGGCAGTATTTTTCTGGTAGCAGTGGTGTGTCTGCTGGTTGTCGGGATTTGTGCACCGTTCAGTGGGCATGATCTACAGCGGGCGATGCAGATTGCCATCGGGGCTTGTGCGGTGCTGTATGGGCTGTCGGTCGCCCCCGTTGAACGGTTGGTAGACCGGCCCACCACCCTGGGCCTGGCGCTGATTATTGGGCTGGGCCTGGTGTCATCGACGCTGGCCCACCAGCCGCTCTGGGCACTGGCCGAAGTGGCTTTGTTTGTCAGTTGCGGTGCGATTGCCGTGGCAGTTGCCTTGCTGCGTCGCCAGGGCGGCGAGCCTTTGGACCGCGCCTTGATCATGGTGGTGGTGCTGCTGTGCCTGATCAAGTCGATTCAATACGTGTATGCGGGCGCACTCGCGTTCGCCAGCGCCGAGCGGACGCTGGACCCTGACTTGCTGCTCTCTGGCTTTTCCAACAAGCGATTCTACGGCCAGTTCCAGACGTTCACCCTGCCATTGCTGGCGCTTCCCTTGTTGATCCCGACGCTCTCGCGCTCGCTCAAAGTTGCGGTGTTTGCGTTGCTGTGCGTGTGGTGGCTGATCGCAATTGGTGGCGGCACACGCGGCACCTGGCTTGGCATGGGCGCGGCGGGTGTGGTGTTGGCGGTGTTGGGGCCTTGGGGCCGGCGCTGGCTGGGGTGGCAGCTGGCCGCAGTGTGTGGCGGGCTGTTGCTGTACTGGCTGGTGTTTACGGTGTTAGCGGATTACCTGGGGATCGAACTCACCAGTGGCGCCAGCGATCGCCTCACCACCTCGTTGTCGGGTCGCGGGCCGATCTGGTGGCAGGGATGGCACATGCTCACCGAACGGCCAGGGCTGGGTTTCGGGCCTATGCATTTTGCCGATATCACCAACAGGATTGCCGCTCACCCCCACCAGGCCATCCTGCAATGGGCCAGTGAATGGGGTGTGCCATCGGCTCTGTGCGTCGCGGTGTTGGCGTGGCGAGGCGGCTGGGCCACATTCGGTATATTGCGTGAGCGTGCGCTGAGCGCCGAGCGTGCAGACCTGCTGCGGCTGTGCCTGTTTGCATCGGTGGTTGGCGCGTTGGTGCAGTCCATGGTCGATGGCGTGATTGTGATGCCCAACTCCCAGGTTTGGCTGGCGCTGGTGGTGGGCTGGCTGATGGCGCTGCATGTGTGGCGAATGCCGCCGACCGCTGAACTGCCATTGGCCCGGGGTGCTTGGAAAACGCTCAGTGTGCTGGCCGTTGGTCTGTTGATTTTTATTGTCGCGCGCGATGTACCTCACATCAAGCAAGCGCAGCAGCAGTACCTGGACGGCCATGACACCTTCCTGCAACCGCGCTTCTGGGCCCAAGGTGTGATTGCCCGTTGA
- a CDS encoding DUF1631 domain-containing protein: protein MHNDGKVVPIKKAHATPSPLARLPVVLLQVRDKAVQQLQQGLQELFDNADDTLFEMADRSRNTLDHHIFFEAMRDLRLKRKNFERVFLEQLFEAFASLGQAGQGELQLVPVVSYDAPPGSSKDALEKAVALEAMLGRVRHRDGLALGQLTARLSALLGNRLDERDNPLGPALLCEFFLRAGRSLGVEIRVKLIMLKLFEKYVLSDADQLYGEANQLLVATGVLPELKAVPSRRLEARAAREHPHEEAPSAADQPADDNGQEAFAALQNLLTAVRGSVAPTLEASAEPLPISTRDLLRLLSHLQQYVPEPEAEDDFDLCNQLEQLLTRVSVKSGKSRVVEDADEDVINLVALLFEFILNDLTVPGAFKALIGRLQIPMLKVALLDKSFFSRASHPARRLLNEIAAAVMGSSPPEDCQRDHLYLRIEQVVQRLLNEFVEDPAIFPQLLAEFSVFTADERRRSDLLEQHTRDAEAGRVRTEAVRQRVADVLNRRLLGKVLPRPVVQFLQQAWSQVLLLTSLKHGEQSVQWQAALRTMDELIWSVSLQQDTEAGRHLLEQLPGLLKALRDGLTSAAFDPFSTREFFLRLQALHVQASEGMEDLIEVREPFVLSAASPAPVIDLPSNDPDLLKAQELKVGSWVVFQADATSTLRCKLTAIMAPANTYIFTSRTGLKVLEKSTGQLALAFKRGTLHSLDDAPLFERALAAVLNKLRQLNRGK, encoded by the coding sequence ATGCACAATGACGGAAAGGTGGTGCCAATCAAAAAGGCACACGCCACGCCATCGCCGCTCGCCCGACTTCCGGTGGTGTTGCTGCAGGTCCGCGACAAGGCGGTGCAACAGTTGCAGCAAGGGCTGCAGGAACTGTTCGATAACGCCGACGACACGTTGTTCGAAATGGCCGACAGGTCGCGCAACACGCTTGACCACCATATTTTCTTTGAAGCCATGCGCGACCTGCGCCTTAAGCGCAAGAATTTTGAGCGCGTGTTCCTGGAGCAACTGTTTGAAGCCTTCGCCAGCCTGGGCCAGGCGGGGCAGGGAGAGCTGCAACTGGTGCCGGTGGTTTCCTATGACGCGCCGCCCGGTTCATCCAAGGATGCCCTGGAAAAAGCCGTGGCGCTTGAAGCCATGCTCGGCCGGGTACGACATCGTGACGGCCTGGCCCTTGGTCAACTCACTGCGCGGTTGAGCGCATTACTGGGCAATCGCCTGGATGAGCGTGACAACCCGCTGGGCCCCGCGCTGTTGTGTGAGTTTTTCCTGCGGGCGGGGCGCAGCCTGGGGGTGGAGATCCGCGTTAAACTGATCATGCTCAAGCTCTTTGAAAAGTACGTGCTCAGTGACGCCGACCAGTTGTATGGCGAAGCCAATCAATTGCTGGTCGCGACCGGCGTATTGCCGGAACTCAAGGCCGTACCGTCCCGTCGGCTTGAGGCGCGTGCGGCCCGCGAACACCCGCACGAAGAGGCCCCGTCGGCCGCCGATCAGCCCGCCGACGACAATGGCCAGGAAGCCTTCGCCGCGCTCCAGAACTTACTCACAGCGGTACGCGGCAGCGTGGCGCCAACGCTTGAGGCCAGTGCCGAACCGCTGCCTATTTCCACCCGTGATCTGTTACGCCTGCTGTCCCACTTGCAGCAGTACGTGCCGGAGCCTGAGGCCGAAGACGATTTCGACCTGTGTAACCAGCTTGAACAGTTGCTCACCCGTGTCAGCGTCAAGAGTGGTAAGTCGCGGGTGGTAGAGGATGCGGACGAAGACGTGATCAACCTGGTCGCGCTGTTATTCGAATTTATCCTCAACGACCTTACCGTGCCCGGTGCCTTCAAGGCTTTGATCGGTCGCCTGCAGATCCCGATGCTGAAAGTCGCGTTGCTCGACAAGAGCTTTTTCAGCCGCGCCAGTCACCCGGCGCGACGCTTACTCAATGAAATCGCGGCCGCCGTCATGGGCAGCAGTCCGCCTGAAGACTGCCAGCGCGACCATCTTTATCTGCGCATCGAGCAAGTCGTGCAGCGTTTGCTCAATGAGTTCGTCGAAGACCCGGCGATTTTTCCCCAATTGCTCGCAGAGTTCAGCGTGTTTACCGCCGATGAACGGCGACGCAGCGACCTGCTTGAACAACACACCCGCGATGCCGAAGCTGGACGCGTGCGCACCGAAGCCGTACGCCAGCGCGTGGCCGATGTGCTTAATCGACGGTTGTTGGGCAAGGTCCTGCCGCGTCCGGTGGTGCAGTTCCTGCAGCAGGCATGGAGCCAAGTGTTGTTGCTGACCAGCCTCAAGCACGGTGAGCAGTCGGTGCAATGGCAAGCGGCGTTGCGCACCATGGACGAGCTGATCTGGAGTGTCAGCCTGCAGCAAGACACTGAAGCCGGGCGCCATTTGCTGGAGCAACTGCCTGGCTTGCTCAAGGCCTTGCGCGATGGGTTGACCAGTGCCGCGTTCGACCCGTTCAGCACCCGTGAATTCTTTCTGCGCTTGCAGGCCTTGCACGTCCAGGCGTCCGAAGGCATGGAAGATCTGATCGAAGTGCGCGAGCCGTTTGTCCTCAGCGCGGCGTCGCCCGCCCCGGTCATCGACCTGCCGAGCAACGACCCGGACTTGCTCAAGGCTCAAGAACTAAAGGTGGGTAGCTGGGTGGTGTTCCAAGCGGACGCGACCAGCACTCTGCGGTGCAAGCTGACGGCGATCATGGCACCGGCCAACACGTATATCTTCACCAGCCGCACGGGGCTCAAGGTGTTGGAGAAGAGTACCGGCCAGTTGGCGCTGGCGTTCAAGCGCGGCACGCTGCATTCCTTGGACGACGCCCCCCTGTTCGAGCGCGCGCTGGCCGCGGTGTTGAATAAACTGCGTCAACTCAATCGCGGCAAGTGA